In the genome of Pediococcus claussenii ATCC BAA-344, one region contains:
- a CDS encoding HIT family protein → MDENCIFCKIVAGIIPSYTVYEDDTVKAFLDLSQTTPGHTLVIPKKHIANIYEYNPDLAANIFSHIPMIATAIKNSDPKIKGLNIINNNGELAGQTIFHSHFHIIPRYSNSDTFSVNFTDNSHSYSEDELTTIQAQIKNTLEKSK, encoded by the coding sequence ATGGATGAAAATTGTATTTTTTGTAAAATTGTTGCAGGTATAATACCTAGTTACACAGTCTACGAAGATGACACCGTAAAAGCTTTTCTAGACTTGTCCCAAACAACACCAGGTCACACACTTGTAATTCCAAAGAAACACATCGCAAATATTTATGAATACAACCCTGATCTCGCTGCTAATATTTTCTCTCACATTCCAATGATTGCCACTGCAATTAAGAATTCTGATCCTAAAATCAAGGGTTTAAACATTATAAATAATAATGGTGAATTAGCCGGGCAAACCATTTTTCATTCTCATTTTCACATTATTCCAAGATATAGCAACTCAGACACGTTTTCAGTAAACTTTACTGATAATAGCCATTCATATTCAGAAGATGAATTAACCACCATCCAAGCTCAAATTAAAAATACGTTGGAGAAAAGCAAATGA